In a genomic window of candidate division KSB1 bacterium:
- the hpt gene encoding hypoxanthine phosphoribosyltransferase, giving the protein MSFEETTKIINSKESKVLLSGAEIKEKVKELGQKISEDYRGKCPIFVGVLNGSFIFCADLFRAIDIDCEVDFIKISSYGEAMETSREVKLLKDTDAHLHDRHVIVVEDIVDSGYSVEYLRKKIERTKPKSLKFVSLLVKEEGAQVPYHIDYIGFKIPNRFVVGYGLDYAQKFRNLPEVYVLNENS; this is encoded by the coding sequence ATGAGTTTTGAAGAAACGACGAAAATTATAAATTCTAAGGAATCCAAAGTTTTACTTTCAGGCGCCGAAATAAAAGAGAAAGTAAAGGAGTTAGGACAGAAAATATCGGAAGACTACCGGGGTAAATGCCCGATTTTTGTTGGCGTTTTAAATGGCAGTTTTATTTTCTGCGCCGATCTTTTCAGGGCCATTGACATTGATTGTGAAGTCGACTTTATAAAAATATCCAGCTACGGCGAAGCAATGGAAACTTCCAGGGAGGTCAAGTTGTTGAAGGATACAGATGCCCATTTACATGACCGTCATGTGATCGTTGTTGAGGATATTGTCGATTCCGGATATTCTGTTGAGTACTTGAGAAAAAAAATAGAAAGGACTAAACCGAAAAGTTTAAAATTCGTTTCATTATTAGTAAAAGAAGAGGGCGCACAAGTTCCGTATCATATTGATTACATCGGCTTCAAAATTCCAAATCGCTTCGTTGTTGGTTACGGTTTGGATTATGCACAGAAATTTCGCAATTTACCTGAAGTTTATGTACTGAATGAAAACAGTTAA